The segment GCTTTCAAACTTTATTCTCATTTCAATCTCCGACATTCTCTTGCAGTAATAAAATTGTGTGATTAcctatacttcctttcttttattAAGAAAAAGATATCCTAAATTTGCATAAAATTGATGATTGAATGCAATTCTTTTTACTCTAGTCTctattattatttcattttcaatcCAAATTTCCACAATTTTCTCCACATATAGTACAGATAGAAGATGCAAATGTCTCTTACTGTCTATTTCCACCCCCAAGAAAACTTTTCCAGATTCATAAAGGACACTGTGTTAGTAAAATTGTTTTGTTTTACATCAGTTACAGACATTGGAGGATTGACAATTAGTGATGGAATTGAAGTTACGAGCCCATTTTAGATAGGTACACGAGCAAAAAATTGTGTAAAATATGTTGTGCTAATTGTGGAAGATTCTATAGGAGTTGTTTTTGGAATTAAAATCAGATTTTATATACTTGATTTATCAAAAGGTACTGGAGCTAAATCTCTTCCTTTCTTCATATTTTCTTTCCTAATTCTCTTTCATTAATTCCCTATTGACCCTTCCTTGTGCATCCTTTCTTCAACACCGCCAAAACCTAGCACAATACTGGACCTGTGTACACAACGAGTTGGTTGTATGTTTGAAGGTGACATTCTTGCTGTATATGGACCTACCAAGTACACCAACACACAAAACAAAACTGAGATATTGCATGTGGACCTGATAGATTCTAAAGGCCAGATGACAGTCACAATGAATATTAGCAACACATTGGTGGACACCTTTTTGCCACGCTTGACCATTGGATCAAGAATCCGCATTTCCAActttacaattaaaaataaatcacaGTACGAAAGAGGTGATGCCGATTGTTGCATTGCTCTCACTGCAAAAAGCACCTTTGAAACTATCCCATGCATTTGTACCAAACACAAACTAGCACCCGACTTTACAATCTCACAACTAAGCGAAGCTAAGTGCCACTATTCCGTTGGTTCATTCAGAGCAATTGGAACTAGTTACCATTTGACCAAAACACACCTTGAAGTACATATAAAGGATGGTGATCTGCAGGAAGATATGGCCACTATACATCTTGAACACTTTGAATTGCACCTTCTTTTTTTGTTCCTCCTGTCATGTCCGCTTTTGCCCTTGCTCATCTCCACCACATACACAGAATTGTGTGCAACTTTGCAACAATTCTTCTCAATAGTAGATATGCCTTTTATACTGTTCAAAAATATCGTGCGTAATGGTCCCCAAGGAACTCAGTCATTCCACCCATCGCAGTCTACTCTCATTGAAGAGCTTAATGACCAGTGCACAAAAGCACATTTGGAGACACTTGCCAAATGTAATATCCAGGTGATCACACGTACCTTTACAACTCTGCCCTAAGCTTTCTACTACATAGTATTTATAATTCTTTTCTTACCATACACAGTGCAATTGCAGGTTGTCGGtgtcctcaaagcaaagaatgccTACTTTCCACCCTATGAAATATCTTGCTCAACGTGCCACCACTCCCTACCATTTGATGCTGCAATTGACATGGACTTTGTCCCTTGCACGTATTGCAATGTCGACACACAAACCTCTTGCCACCATAACATACTTTGCACATTGAATACACAAGAAGGCAACATCGACTACTCCTTGCAAGGAGACATACTTCAACAAAATTACCCAGATATCACAGATATAACATACGAACAATACCAATAGGACATCTCGCCAATGGTCTTTATGTTGCGGAGGCTCCACGTCTATGGCACTTTCACATTAGCTGTGAACAACACGATTATTGATATTGTCAAGCAATAGGAATTTTGATGTAATTGGGTTTTAACACTGTCCATGTTAATGAATATTGCAAACTTGAAACAAACTTCGGCCTTTAAAGCTTGTAAATCTTATTACTTTTTTGGGTGGCAATGGCCCTACAAACTCTGATACTGTCTGACTATCACAAACTTTGCTACTGTGTTAATATAATGTGAATATAATGTGGCTTATGCTGtgaaaaaaatatgaatataatgTTATCATCATGTTACCATCTGTACTTTTGTGACTGGGCATGACATATATACAACTTCGTGGGAATTTACTCTGAGCAGGTTGACATTTTAGATTCTATTAGGAATTGACATGAGCTTAATTGATATGAATGCACTGTCATGTTTTTTACTatgtataaataataataatttgtggACTGCTTATCAAACAGTTCATTTACCTTTCTTTCCTTCAGACTTCGCAAATAATCACTCCAACACAATTTAAAAATCTTGATTTCACTTCTTTTAATGCGTTGGGTGGTTATCCTACAACTGTCCAAAAGAAAACACACAATCAGGTGGTAATGGTGGATGCCAATTTATTTAATAGATCATGTAAAAGCAAGAGCCTTTACCAATGCCATGTTGTGCTATAACTGACATTTGTTGGTTCTGCAGCTTGTGGGTCGACTTCCATGGGAGGAACTTATGGCTCAGATACCTTCATTTTTGCCTGCATTATTTGATGCTTTTGGGAACCACAGTGCAGATGTTCGGAAGGTAGGCTTTTGTTTTTGGCTTCCAAATATATTTATTTGCTGCTAATAAATGCAGGTCACTGTAGATTTTCTGCCTTGTTAATATTTTCTTTGCTTAAGTTGTTTTATGTTCAAGCCTGAAAAATATGTTATTCAGAATGAAGAAAAAAGGAATATATCTGCTTGTACAGATGGTCGTTTCTTTTCCAGTAGACATATATATTGTCCTTGGAAAAGCACTTTTACCTTATCTTGGAAGCCTGAGCAGTACCCAACTGCGACTTGTAACAATTCATGCAAATAGAATTTCACAGGTGCACTATATAATCAGAAAATTTGTGCTGATAAATATATTCCCTATAAACGTTTTCCAACTATTTTTTGTACCTCTGAATCTGATTAACTCCTTTTGCAGGCAAGGTCAGGGTTCTCATCCTAACTGATCTGTAAAAATAACAGTATTTacaaatttgtgtttttttataaTAACCTTTTTAACAAATTTGTCTATTTTTTGGCTATATTACAATAGAATTTGGCATTTATTTCAGATCTTTAGGATTTGGAAACCAATTTTGACTCGCTATTTAAATAATAGATTATATGTAGGATATGCAGGATATGCGAACAAATTTTGTTTATACGTCTAAAATTTATAAGATCATTTCCAGATGTTTACTACTTTTTCATGACTTATTTAACTGTGGATATCACATATTTTACTTCAAGCCTTGGgaaattttattttagtttttaatttaaaaCTTGTATTGTTTAGGCTATGAGGATGGCCATCTGCATCATGCTTGTTTTATGGTGGGAACAATTGAAACCTAATGTAAGCCTTCTTTTACAGATCAAGGCCACAAATGGTGATACTTTTTTGGGTGGTGAGGATTTTGACAATGCCTTTTTGTAGTATTTAGTTAACGAGTTCAAGGTGTTGTCAtctttggctttacacctgccatttGCATTTGTTTAAAAATTTCCAGGGCCTTTCAACTAATCCATTTTCTGCATCCACATTTATGGTTTCATAAAGTGGCATTCTGCAATACACTTCACGTGCCTAGtctttgcttccacattttgcgtACATACCTAATAGCTTGCTTGGCCTGGATTTGTCATCTGGTCTTGCTGTGATGATTGAAATACTCTCAATTGGATATGTTTTCTGGAGCACATCTCAACCCCTCCCTCACCTTTTACTGCATTTCTCTCCTCGCCATTTTAAGGTAAACTAGCTCTAATTTGAGTCATATATGCGGTAAAAATGAATTATTTACGCGTTCCTTCATTCATGGCACAAAGTGATGGTTGTAATAATCTTTACTTCCTTTAGCTCCGTAGAAGTGTTAATAACCTCTTCCTGCACCAAAATGTCATGTGGTAATAATAACAGGAGTTGCAGAGTATGGCGGTGTGGCTGCTTAATCTTCAGGGTGTGCAACTTCTGTGGCAACACTATCTCCCTGTTTGGGTT is part of the Cryptomeria japonica chromosome 10, Sugi_1.0, whole genome shotgun sequence genome and harbors:
- the LOC131035499 gene encoding uncharacterized protein LOC131035499; translation: MFEGDILAVYGPTKYTNTQNKTEILHVDLIDSKGQMTVTMNISNTLVDTFLPRLTIGSRIRISNFTIKNKSQYERGDADCCIALTAKSTFETIPCICTKHKLAPDFTISQLSEAKCHYSVGSFRAIGTSYHLTKTHLEVHIKDGDLQEDMATIHLEHFELHLLFLFLLSCPLLPLLISTTYTELCATLQQFFSIVDMPFILFKNIVRNGPQGTQSFHPSQSTLIEELNDQCTKAHLETLAKCNIQVVGVLKAKNAYFPPYEISCSTCHHSLPFDAAIDMDFVPCTYCNVDTQTSCHHNILCTLNTQEGNIDYSLQGDILQQNYPDITDITYEQYQ